The Geobacter sp. AOG2 genome includes a window with the following:
- a CDS encoding glycoside hydrolase family 108 protein: MADFNAAHAKAMENEGGYANNPADAGGETYKGIARKFWPSWSGWRFVDGIKSKVTAQPHFGTSGYYEWVKLFNSLLIQINQLQRYVVDFYKVNFWDKYRLSEINDQAVATWLYDHVVNGAARGIQWLQEAAGVAADGKIGPATIAAINAADPATLLQEAEDVAAFYRLDKAAANPSQIQFLPSWLRRDGVSTEEINQVMQAVQGGLTYAEVAELKEMIKARA, translated from the coding sequence ATGGCAGATTTCAACGCAGCACACGCAAAGGCAATGGAGAACGAAGGCGGTTACGCCAACAACCCGGCCGACGCTGGCGGGGAGACCTATAAGGGTATTGCTCGCAAGTTCTGGCCGTCATGGAGCGGTTGGAGGTTTGTTGACGGCATAAAAAGTAAAGTCACAGCACAACCACATTTTGGGACTAGTGGATATTACGAGTGGGTAAAGCTTTTTAACTCGCTTCTAATACAGATCAACCAACTTCAGCGGTATGTTGTTGATTTCTACAAAGTCAATTTTTGGGACAAATACCGCCTGTCCGAGATCAACGATCAGGCCGTGGCTACCTGGCTCTATGACCACGTGGTTAATGGTGCGGCGCGGGGAATCCAGTGGCTACAGGAGGCCGCCGGCGTGGCGGCGGACGGCAAGATCGGTCCGGCCACCATCGCCGCGATCAACGCCGCCGACCCAGCGACGCTCCTTCAGGAGGCCGAGGACGTGGCCGCCTTTTACCGGCTGGACAAGGCCGCCGCAAACCCATCGCAGATCCAGTTCCTCCCATCGTGGCTTCGGCGTGATGGGGTATCAACGGAAGAGATCAACCAGGTTATGCAGGCAGTCCAAGGTGGTCTGACCTATGCAGAGGTCGCCGAGCTCAAGGAGATGATCAAAGCACGCGCATAA
- a CDS encoding JAB domain-containing protein, which yields MALDDLNAFADQVSDGNRDKTLALLNLQNVAGANADAYAGSLGLSRHTQVPPAWSTPELRADAERRAVAFDPAVADMPPVTARFFANPGHAALAHDDVGTFRQIEELARNGFGSRNDAPLSPGGSRSTLQFGTDRDRAEANYFGREYGTKPFRAIQGGLGKLATRLAFPAAAAVDAVNGDDYYKEFASQLYDRFSRIQEGSAADPSQTFGGRVVRSVEELVPLVLSGGFGLAGVVGQATNDTYDGLTARGVDPDTSLALAMKSGMTAYAMTKLPFGGASLSSSLVRGATLNPLFGALDRGLEKAGLNYAGYGKQADDIDPLDPGTMAHDLAMGLLFGAHHALQTGRPMVGDSLMESLVPFYDHYRAGRRADALAGIGAAVRDSKANNRAPELVRRHLDGVAAEHAGIDNAYVPVERWNDLFRSAGLDPSRVAAENLANPEAYREALATGSDIVIPFGEFTGTLSRLEQYGELVKDTRLSPGDSTQREASARVQAVKENAHKSGGFVDALKNMIARSQEAVKGNESYNKVYDDLVSQQMGIGMERSTAEHNASLVANAFRVMGERAGVDPYELYSHYNLKLARPLGSDLAGRIGADASIDQMLEHLREGDIPKQSDDHLELIRLKDHLDRSGIDLNSMDNRQVRDRLKGQQELWQSEEHQEKVRTVQSAIDKILNGSEEGTAYGLRPDLEQYGGSSDVSFLWGDEKKGIRHIGEKRGADVVWQVIQTVISGKVTKFVKGKKNVHIVDGDREAVLSLEEHGQQKTWLLTGWKIGEPDASGEVSTQSGATQARPTFSRSDLGAGSFKYPATSRAESILSTLDSTAKTDGGNGLSIVGAPEDVKKLYQAGHKPVAVLTGKELGEFGDIKELRKAAFQWYRDNLHGKPVERNDLGSIAFTRKGIEEFSHFGADPAKIKMVTALRDIIRNGDYIETQNLDHPRRDGIIKFHVIEADVRLEGEIRRSRVFVGEDRRGNKFYELFPDAKENDRNRNRHRGPEIKSDVAAASLEGETTLNQSISDTANGVNIQFVQPGKDNVKRGLTLARPMDSALDGDKSAHEFWQTKYGADGVSSFGPVWRDLKHDALRAVERLAKYRTGEAIAALHHPEVGDIDLVWGKEGSLEKEYEDGFGFAKIRIKHPEVAGDLQNILDTTSVVSRGKNRIRLESDQHRAVVRLDWDGEGKQWLLTEFEKEKEPGTGKRTGASSSDEPDSPIHQALTDFIIDSKSRAVNALFQSAVNRLAADEVRELYQSDKHLIEPAGNESERFGDDSASLRKKSSKRGAASKVTGRSEAPGEDATARGRGAAPTSGDADIRALNDAVGREETSASGTPANNDYIKKVVTGVLHSAITRIKTPADAAHIAFPLTKRAQEAAIAIVTDAKGNVLGIIQHSTGAMDSTSISPRDLLGVVHDFPGAAEVWFAHNHPNGDPTPSPPDHGAISLLTTLLDGSGIKSRGMVVVGQTEGAVWMEGKDNRSEKIPLSSLQTDKERTQKIKTYDREIVALPTSEQFAYIEHVIEYARSHGEGVSGVIVVDSSARPVSLVPMSVSEMAKLKTGNPASGSSAIMSAFHKGNGVAMVLVIPGLPGSLAAARNMISFGSLFGAPLLDVIEMKNGISFVESGRMPEGVGHFFQSADAPASHDFVPAPDGRYVFGEITPEIGAVIGRQSAPILLRNGDEKEGKIHIERPERLKELQAEGYDSAESMVDAVVSGCDAIYKGQRGNLLLVRKGSKDSVLYIRLAPSAHGDYYDVKTAVVARDDFFKNKNPLWERAQTNQPGNGSPLRGLSGQSGSMEAILHQNSPIVKRGYIRFDSDRNFEIGLLKDANLSTFIHESGHFFTEILGDLAERPDAPRQIKEDYAALLTFAGVDSRAHIRTEHHEKLAQAFEAYIMEGRAPSVETRSLFRRMKDWMVGIYKDLTALNVRLTPEVREVFDRMSATDAEIGRIRRMQEMKPLFATAGDAGMHPAEFDRYREDAGQAGELAKEGLLRTLMAEKRRERKPWWRDEQAALRDEATAEAQAGPVYRALQEILKGRDFAGNVTPGLKLDRSVLVRMYGEEFLKRLPKGSATDYLYAVEGGAHPELVAERYGFSSADEMIRAMLAAPPLGNAVAAEAEARMKDRHGDLLRDGRMAGEAMKTVHNDQWAEVLRTEISALHGKGNRDGDDVAAPPVAVFRQAAREQVGAKPVRTIDPLLYLDGGRTAAREALDLFSRGDFSGAAAARTRQLLNHFLYSEAVAALDEVDAIRAEAGRMSADAGSLSVDGVREMYQAAKPPVRLTGKELGDHGDDLAALRKAAVDWYREHLQVKEPAHRDDLGEIAFTRKGRKEVEHFSADPNKLKMVPLLREIIESGDYVREEQPDHPRKDGIVKFHLIDADVEMAGKLYRVQVEVGEDKAGNKFYDLFPDAEEHEQKKASKQRSGRKSPGEPGGDPEGVTTLFQSIAPSFGDVNIRIVHQTSVTVAETGPMADAGLVVPGLAGSPFREQIDALLARFGLADAPLDGPPARREGLRRFLDHLRRDEGIDLPVPAAVLDEGRGVVSYRDLPMDGLRAVSATLHMIGHAAGVVNTVRNGGAGIALGEAKRQLVEQLNASIPAGNAGIVDDRALLFLDRVAERAPEIHIPIIRIEALFERIDGHAVSGPWHDLFRKPYDTAANHLNRVRESIFPAIFDLIKGKGVDRSHGKIFMERLGSSLTKDEIVAIALNCGNERNLDLLMRGGIRFSHGGGAPGLSPDTLREILGHLSADEIAVVNGVWKAIETLKPEMEALVRRQAGTEPVWIETRPIRIANGILEGGYYPIVFDPHYSGDGDSIPDAALPGRMFLRDGMEEVGVGPLSLDLESVVVRHLDRVAIQITFGEFAAQSKRLLKNAVVKEAIVGRLGGPAHKNMLDWVAYMIEQDTLGRDSSRWLENTRRALLTSVFARIVGQKAADAVSDITTSACRAMQNMDVPHVVRGAFEYLRNPVAVHRFAAEASEHMRLLNREIERIRAEVREGATGKGAVMDGVQRWIVESRAGAAGVAAMMVWISGYREAQAKGMDGMEAVRRADEAFHMIPDACRVGDLSTSALIAKAREMAMLIAPALVRYGNDVSVGRRIANQGVLGANPADGVEAFLFGIVAAGILKESLHSRQPDAGDAFLPWFLAHLPPMVLDTHVGEPAGHVEGQIMGEASGQPIAEAEKAFCEAARFMSNASRGKGAPATITAQYLHDLLTGDYNPAISRNPATGILSYRRHQ from the coding sequence ATGGCTCTCGACGATCTGAATGCATTTGCCGATCAGGTAAGCGACGGTAACCGGGACAAAACCCTGGCGCTGCTCAACCTGCAAAACGTTGCGGGCGCCAATGCGGACGCCTACGCCGGCTCCCTGGGGCTGTCCCGGCATACGCAGGTCCCGCCCGCGTGGTCCACCCCGGAGCTTCGGGCCGACGCCGAACGGAGGGCGGTGGCCTTCGACCCCGCCGTGGCGGATATGCCGCCCGTTACCGCCCGGTTCTTCGCCAACCCCGGCCATGCCGCCCTGGCCCATGACGATGTGGGAACGTTCCGGCAGATCGAGGAGTTGGCCCGGAACGGGTTCGGTTCCCGTAACGACGCCCCTTTGAGCCCCGGAGGGTCCCGGTCCACGTTGCAGTTCGGCACCGACCGCGACCGGGCCGAGGCGAATTACTTTGGGCGGGAATACGGGACCAAGCCCTTCCGGGCCATCCAGGGGGGCCTGGGCAAGCTGGCGACCAGGCTGGCCTTCCCGGCGGCGGCTGCGGTGGATGCGGTCAACGGCGACGACTATTACAAGGAGTTCGCCTCGCAACTCTATGACCGGTTCAGCCGGATTCAAGAGGGCTCCGCCGCCGACCCGTCCCAGACCTTCGGCGGCAGGGTGGTGCGCTCGGTCGAGGAACTGGTCCCCCTGGTGTTGTCCGGCGGGTTCGGCTTGGCCGGGGTCGTGGGGCAGGCCACCAACGACACGTACGACGGTCTGACCGCCAGGGGCGTTGATCCGGATACCTCTCTGGCCCTGGCCATGAAGTCCGGCATGACCGCCTATGCCATGACCAAGCTGCCGTTCGGCGGCGCTTCCCTTTCCAGCAGCCTGGTCAGGGGGGCGACGCTCAATCCGCTCTTCGGGGCCCTGGACCGGGGCCTGGAGAAGGCGGGGCTGAACTATGCGGGTTATGGCAAGCAGGCCGATGATATCGATCCGCTCGACCCAGGGACCATGGCCCACGACCTTGCCATGGGGCTCCTCTTCGGCGCTCATCACGCGCTCCAGACCGGGCGACCGATGGTCGGCGACAGCCTGATGGAGTCGCTGGTCCCGTTCTACGACCACTACCGGGCCGGGCGGCGGGCGGACGCGCTTGCCGGGATCGGCGCGGCCGTCCGGGACAGCAAGGCCAATAACCGCGCGCCTGAACTGGTGCGGCGGCATCTGGACGGCGTGGCCGCGGAACACGCCGGCATCGACAACGCCTATGTCCCGGTGGAGCGGTGGAACGATTTGTTTCGCTCGGCCGGGCTCGACCCATCCCGGGTGGCGGCAGAAAACCTCGCCAATCCCGAGGCGTACCGTGAGGCGCTCGCCACCGGCTCCGACATCGTGATTCCCTTCGGGGAGTTCACCGGAACGTTATCCCGGCTGGAACAGTACGGCGAATTGGTGAAGGATACCCGGCTGTCGCCGGGGGATAGCACCCAGCGCGAGGCCTCTGCCCGCGTTCAGGCGGTGAAGGAGAACGCCCACAAAAGCGGCGGTTTCGTGGACGCGCTGAAAAACATGATTGCCCGGTCGCAGGAGGCGGTCAAGGGTAACGAATCGTACAACAAGGTCTATGACGATCTGGTGAGCCAGCAGATGGGCATTGGTATGGAGCGCAGCACGGCGGAGCACAATGCCAGCTTGGTTGCCAACGCTTTCCGGGTTATGGGGGAGCGTGCCGGTGTCGATCCTTATGAGCTGTACTCGCATTACAATCTCAAGTTGGCCCGGCCTCTAGGCTCGGACCTTGCCGGCCGGATCGGCGCGGACGCGTCAATCGACCAGATGCTGGAACACTTGCGGGAAGGGGATATACCGAAGCAATCGGACGACCACCTGGAATTGATACGGTTGAAAGACCACTTGGATCGGTCGGGGATTGATCTCAACAGCATGGACAACCGGCAGGTGCGTGATCGCCTGAAAGGCCAGCAGGAGTTGTGGCAGAGCGAAGAACACCAGGAAAAAGTGCGCACTGTTCAGTCCGCAATAGATAAAATATTGAATGGAAGCGAGGAGGGCACAGCCTACGGATTACGGCCTGATCTTGAACAATATGGTGGTTCAAGCGATGTGTCTTTTTTATGGGGCGACGAGAAAAAAGGCATCCGGCATATTGGAGAAAAGCGAGGTGCTGATGTTGTTTGGCAGGTTATTCAAACTGTGATTAGTGGGAAAGTCACAAAATTTGTGAAAGGCAAAAAAAACGTTCACATAGTTGATGGAGATAGAGAGGCCGTGCTCTCTCTGGAAGAACACGGCCAGCAAAAGACGTGGCTATTAACCGGGTGGAAAATTGGAGAACCCGATGCCTCCGGCGAGGTTAGTACTCAATCCGGCGCTACGCAAGCCAGACCTACGTTTAGTCGTTCTGACCTGGGAGCGGGTTCTTTTAAATATCCCGCCACGTCGCGTGCAGAAAGTATTCTTTCCACCTTGGACTCAACGGCCAAAACCGATGGGGGGAATGGTTTAAGTATAGTTGGGGCCCCGGAAGATGTCAAGAAGCTGTATCAGGCCGGGCATAAGCCGGTTGCCGTGCTTACGGGCAAGGAACTGGGAGAGTTCGGGGATATCAAGGAGCTTCGTAAAGCCGCTTTCCAATGGTATCGGGACAATCTGCACGGCAAGCCAGTGGAACGTAACGACTTGGGCAGCATTGCCTTTACGCGCAAGGGCATTGAAGAGTTTAGCCATTTTGGGGCCGACCCGGCAAAAATCAAAATGGTTACCGCCCTGCGCGATATTATCCGGAACGGGGATTATATAGAGACTCAGAATTTGGACCATCCACGCCGGGACGGCATAATCAAGTTTCATGTCATTGAAGCGGATGTACGTCTTGAAGGAGAGATTAGAAGGTCAAGGGTGTTTGTCGGAGAAGACCGCAGGGGGAACAAATTCTATGAACTTTTCCCTGATGCAAAAGAGAATGATCGAAATAGAAACCGCCACAGGGGGCCCGAGATCAAGTCGGACGTTGCGGCGGCTTCTCTTGAGGGTGAAACCACCCTCAATCAAAGTATCTCAGATACTGCTAATGGTGTCAATATTCAATTTGTGCAGCCCGGTAAGGACAATGTCAAGCGCGGACTCACGTTGGCCCGCCCCATGGACTCGGCGCTGGACGGGGATAAAAGTGCACATGAATTCTGGCAGACAAAATATGGGGCCGACGGGGTTTCGAGTTTCGGTCCTGTCTGGCGCGACCTGAAACATGATGCCCTAAGGGCTGTCGAGAGATTGGCGAAGTACCGGACCGGCGAAGCGATCGCGGCCTTACATCATCCCGAGGTTGGGGATATCGATCTTGTGTGGGGGAAAGAAGGTTCCCTGGAAAAAGAATACGAGGATGGGTTTGGTTTTGCAAAAATCAGGATCAAACATCCCGAAGTTGCCGGCGACCTGCAAAACATTTTAGATACGACGTCGGTTGTGAGCAGGGGCAAAAACAGAATCCGTCTCGAATCGGACCAACATCGGGCCGTCGTCCGTCTGGATTGGGATGGAGAAGGAAAACAGTGGTTATTGACAGAGTTTGAAAAAGAAAAAGAGCCTGGCACTGGAAAGAGGACGGGCGCTTCCAGTAGTGACGAACCGGACTCTCCGATTCACCAGGCCCTAACTGATTTTATTATCGATTCAAAATCACGTGCTGTCAATGCACTTTTCCAGTCAGCCGTCAACCGCCTTGCCGCAGATGAGGTCAGGGAGTTGTATCAGTCGGATAAGCATCTGATCGAGCCGGCCGGTAATGAATCGGAGCGGTTTGGAGACGATAGCGCGTCATTGAGGAAGAAATCCTCCAAACGGGGTGCCGCGAGCAAAGTCACGGGCCGTTCGGAAGCCCCGGGCGAGGATGCAACCGCCCGCGGCCGGGGTGCGGCGCCAACGTCCGGTGATGCGGATATTCGGGCCTTGAATGACGCTGTCGGCCGGGAAGAAACCAGCGCATCGGGTACGCCCGCCAACAACGATTATATAAAAAAGGTCGTTACCGGTGTCCTTCATTCCGCGATTACGAGGATAAAAACCCCAGCCGACGCTGCCCACATAGCCTTTCCCCTTACCAAGCGGGCCCAAGAGGCGGCCATCGCCATCGTTACCGATGCAAAAGGCAACGTGCTCGGGATTATCCAGCATTCCACCGGCGCGATGGACAGCACCTCCATATCGCCGAGGGACCTGTTGGGGGTCGTACACGATTTCCCCGGCGCCGCCGAAGTCTGGTTCGCCCACAATCACCCGAACGGCGACCCCACACCGTCGCCTCCCGACCATGGTGCAATCTCGCTGCTGACCACGTTGCTGGACGGATCGGGGATCAAGTCGAGGGGCATGGTTGTCGTCGGCCAGACGGAAGGGGCGGTCTGGATGGAGGGGAAAGACAACAGGAGTGAGAAAATCCCGCTCAGCTCGTTGCAGACGGACAAAGAGCGCACGCAGAAAATAAAGACCTACGACAGGGAGATTGTCGCGTTACCGACATCGGAACAATTTGCCTATATCGAACACGTGATCGAGTACGCCCGATCGCACGGTGAAGGCGTTTCCGGGGTCATTGTCGTTGACTCCAGCGCCAGGCCGGTTTCTCTTGTCCCCATGTCCGTGTCTGAAATGGCCAAATTGAAGACCGGCAACCCCGCATCGGGTTCATCGGCAATCATGTCCGCCTTCCACAAGGGCAACGGCGTGGCGATGGTCCTGGTTATTCCCGGCCTTCCCGGCAGCCTTGCCGCGGCACGGAACATGATCTCGTTCGGCTCTCTGTTCGGTGCCCCGTTACTGGATGTCATCGAAATGAAGAACGGGATTTCATTCGTGGAAAGCGGCCGCATGCCAGAGGGTGTGGGCCACTTTTTCCAGAGCGCGGATGCCCCGGCATCCCACGATTTTGTTCCAGCGCCCGATGGAAGGTATGTTTTCGGTGAAATCACTCCCGAAATCGGAGCGGTTATCGGGAGACAGTCGGCACCTATACTTTTGCGCAACGGAGACGAGAAAGAAGGGAAGATCCACATAGAACGTCCCGAGAGGTTAAAAGAGTTACAGGCCGAGGGATATGATTCGGCGGAAAGCATGGTTGATGCGGTTGTTTCAGGCTGTGATGCCATCTACAAGGGACAGAGGGGAAATCTGTTACTGGTAAGAAAGGGAAGTAAGGATTCGGTTCTCTATATCCGGCTTGCCCCTTCGGCACACGGAGATTATTACGATGTCAAGACTGCCGTTGTAGCCAGGGATGACTTTTTTAAAAATAAAAACCCACTCTGGGAAAGGGCGCAGACCAATCAACCCGGTAACGGGTCCCCTTTGCGCGGTCTATCGGGCCAGAGTGGATCTATGGAAGCAATTCTCCACCAAAACAGCCCGATTGTCAAGCGCGGCTACATCCGTTTCGACAGCGACCGGAATTTCGAGATCGGTCTGCTGAAAGACGCCAACCTCTCCACGTTCATCCACGAATCGGGGCACTTCTTCACCGAGATCCTGGGCGACCTGGCCGAACGACCCGATGCCCCCCGGCAGATCAAGGAGGATTATGCCGCCCTGCTCACGTTTGCCGGAGTGGATTCCCGCGCCCATATCCGGACGGAACACCACGAGAAGCTCGCCCAGGCCTTCGAGGCGTACATCATGGAGGGCCGCGCCCCGAGTGTGGAGACGCGGTCCCTGTTCCGGCGCATGAAAGACTGGATGGTCGGCATCTACAAGGACCTGACCGCGCTGAACGTCCGATTGACCCCGGAGGTTCGGGAGGTGTTCGACCGCATGTCGGCAACCGACGCCGAGATCGGGCGGATACGCCGCATGCAGGAGATGAAACCGCTCTTTGCCACGGCCGGAGATGCCGGGATGCACCCTGCGGAGTTTGACCGGTACCGGGAGGATGCCGGGCAGGCGGGCGAACTGGCGAAGGAGGGGTTGCTTCGCACGTTGATGGCCGAGAAACGCCGGGAGCGGAAACCCTGGTGGCGGGACGAACAGGCCGCGCTCCGGGACGAGGCGACGGCAGAGGCCCAGGCCGGCCCGGTATATCGGGCGCTTCAGGAGATCCTCAAGGGCAGGGACTTTGCCGGGAACGTCACGCCGGGATTAAAGCTGGACCGGTCCGTTCTGGTGCGGATGTACGGCGAGGAATTCCTGAAACGGCTGCCGAAGGGGAGCGCCACGGACTACCTCTACGCAGTTGAGGGCGGGGCGCACCCGGAACTGGTGGCGGAGCGCTACGGCTTCAGTTCGGCCGACGAGATGATCCGCGCCATGTTGGCGGCACCGCCCTTGGGCAATGCCGTTGCCGCCGAGGCCGAGGCACGCATGAAGGATCGCCACGGCGACCTGCTGCGGGATGGCCGTATGGCCGGCGAGGCCATGAAAACTGTACACAACGACCAATGGGCCGAGGTGCTGCGGACCGAGATTTCGGCTCTGCACGGAAAGGGGAACAGGGATGGTGACGACGTTGCCGCCCCGCCGGTGGCGGTCTTTCGGCAGGCGGCACGGGAACAGGTCGGCGCAAAACCGGTCAGAACTATCGATCCGTTGCTGTACCTGGACGGTGGGCGCACGGCGGCGCGCGAGGCTCTCGACCTGTTCAGCAGGGGGGATTTCAGCGGAGCGGCGGCAGCCAGGACCCGCCAGTTGTTGAATCATTTTCTGTACAGCGAAGCGGTTGCGGCCCTGGATGAGGTTGACGCGATCCGGGCGGAGGCCGGGCGGATGTCTGCCGACGCCGGATCATTGTCAGTTGATGGCGTGCGGGAAATGTATCAGGCGGCCAAGCCGCCTGTCAGATTAACCGGCAAAGAGCTTGGAGATCATGGCGATGATCTCGCGGCGCTGCGTAAGGCAGCGGTTGATTGGTACCGGGAACATTTGCAAGTTAAAGAGCCAGCGCACCGGGATGATCTCGGAGAGATCGCATTTACCCGGAAGGGACGTAAAGAGGTTGAGCATTTCAGTGCTGATCCCAACAAGTTGAAGATGGTTCCGCTCCTGAGAGAAATCATTGAGTCAGGAGATTATGTAAGAGAAGAACAACCCGATCATCCACGAAAGGATGGCATTGTCAAATTTCACCTGATTGATGCTGATGTTGAGATGGCGGGAAAACTCTATCGGGTGCAGGTAGAAGTCGGAGAGGATAAGGCTGGCAATAAATTCTATGATCTTTTTCCTGATGCGGAAGAACATGAGCAAAAGAAAGCCTCCAAGCAGCGTAGCGGGAGAAAGAGTCCCGGTGAGCCTGGAGGCGATCCCGAAGGTGTTACCACCCTCTTTCAAAGTATTGCACCATCCTTCGGAGATGTCAATATCCGGATAGTACATCAGACCAGTGTAACCGTGGCGGAGACCGGCCCCATGGCCGACGCCGGGCTTGTCGTGCCGGGGCTGGCGGGAAGCCCCTTCCGGGAACAAATAGACGCGCTCCTTGCCCGCTTCGGCCTGGCCGACGCGCCGCTTGACGGACCACCCGCCCGGCGGGAAGGCCTGCGGCGGTTTCTTGACCACCTGCGGCGGGACGAGGGGATCGACCTGCCGGTCCCGGCCGCCGTTTTGGACGAGGGGCGCGGGGTGGTGAGTTACCGGGACCTGCCCATGGACGGACTGCGGGCCGTCTCCGCAACGCTGCACATGATCGGACATGCGGCGGGTGTGGTCAATACGGTTCGCAATGGTGGGGCCGGGATTGCACTGGGGGAGGCGAAACGCCAACTGGTGGAGCAGCTGAATGCCTCAATCCCCGCCGGGAATGCGGGCATCGTCGATGATCGCGCTCTGTTGTTTCTCGATCGGGTCGCGGAGCGTGCCCCGGAGATCCACATCCCCATTATCAGGATTGAAGCCCTTTTCGAGCGTATTGACGGGCACGCCGTTTCCGGGCCGTGGCACGACCTCTTCCGGAAGCCTTATGACACGGCCGCCAATCACCTGAACCGGGTCCGGGAGTCGATCTTTCCGGCTATCTTCGATCTGATAAAGGGTAAAGGCGTGGACCGGAGCCATGGCAAGATCTTTATGGAGAGACTGGGAAGCAGTCTGACCAAGGACGAGATCGTGGCCATCGCCCTGAACTGCGGCAATGAGCGCAACCTGGACCTGCTGATGCGGGGCGGTATCCGTTTTTCCCACGGCGGCGGCGCTCCCGGGCTGTCCCCGGACACGCTCCGGGAAATCCTGGGGCATTTGAGCGCCGATGAGATCGCGGTGGTGAACGGTGTCTGGAAGGCCATTGAGACGCTGAAGCCCGAGATGGAAGCGCTCGTGCGTCGGCAGGCCGGCACGGAGCCGGTCTGGATTGAAACCAGGCCGATCAGGATTGCCAACGGCATCCTGGAGGGTGGGTATTATCCGATCGTATTCGATCCGCACTACTCCGGCGATGGGGATTCGATACCCGATGCCGCGCTGCCGGGCCGGATGTTCCTCCGTGATGGGATGGAAGAGGTGGGTGTGGGGCCCCTCTCCCTTGATCTGGAGAGCGTCGTGGTCCGGCATCTGGACCGGGTCGCCATCCAGATCACCTTCGGGGAATTCGCCGCCCAGTCGAAGCGGTTGTTGAAGAACGCGGTAGTGAAGGAGGCAATCGTGGGCCGACTGGGGGGCCCGGCCCACAAGAATATGTTGGACTGGGTTGCTTACATGATCGAACAGGACACCCTGGGCCGCGATTCGTCCCGTTGGCTCGAGAATACCCGCAGGGCGCTGCTCACCAGCGTTTTTGCCCGCATCGTCGGCCAGAAGGCGGCCGACGCCGTGTCCGACATCACGACCAGCGCCTGCCGGGCCATGCAGAATATGGATGTGCCCCATGTGGTGCGCGGTGCGTTCGAGTACCTGCGTAATCCCGTGGCCGTGCACCGCTTCGCCGCGGAGGCTTCCGAGCACATGCGGCTCCTGAACCGCGAAATTGAACGTATCAGGGCCGAGGTCCGCGAGGGGGCGACCGGCAAGGGCGCGGTTATGGATGGCGTGCAGCGCTGGATTGTGGAAAGCCGGGCAGGGGCCGCCGGGGTCGCGGCCATGATGGTGTGGATCTCCGGCTACCGGGAAGCCCAGGCCAAGGGTATGGACGGTATGGAGGCGGTGCGCCGTGCCGACGAGGCGTTCCACATGATCCCTGACGCCTGCCGGGTCGGCGATCTGTCGACGAGCGCGCTCATCGCGAAAGCGCGGGAGATGGCCATGCTCATCGCCCCGGCCCTGGTTCGCTACGGCAATGATGTATCGGTCGGCCGACGTATCGCCAATCAAGGGGTGCTTGGCGCAAACCCTGCCGACGGTGTCGAGGCCTTCCTGTTCGGCATCGTGGCTGCCGGGATACTGAAGGAATCTCTGCATAGCCGCCAGCCTGATGCCGGCGACGCATTCCTGCCATGGTTTCTGGCGCACCTGCCTCCGATGGTCTTGGACACACATGTGGGTGAACCGGCCGGCCATGTGGAAGGGCAGATCATGGGGGAAGCGTCCGGCCAGCCCATAGCCGAAGCGGAAAAGGCCTTCTGTGAAGCTGCACGGTTTATGTCGAACGCCAGCCGCGGCAAAGGTGCCCCGGCAACAATCACTGCCCAATATCTTCACGATCTACTGACCGGGGACTACAACCCTGCCATATCCCGGAACCCGGCTACGGGTATTCTCTCCTACAGGAGGCACCAGTAA
- a CDS encoding GNAT family N-acetyltransferase yields the protein MIIKASSEHIDILTNVAADVLADLPNYAGVEFDREHTRRMLGIYLDLPGLGCFFEAVDGEVVGLFMGMIHPQWFTPTLEMSELMFWVRADYRATPLARQLMRAMETWAVPRGARKLLVAAASGYETARVEKFYNRMGYRTCALITCKEA from the coding sequence ATGATTATCAAGGCTAGTAGCGAACATATCGACATACTGACGAATGTGGCCGCCGATGTCCTGGCCGACCTGCCCAACTATGCGGGGGTGGAGTTCGACCGGGAGCACACGCGGCGCATGTTGGGGATCTATCTGGACCTGCCCGGCCTGGGCTGTTTCTTCGAGGCGGTGGACGGGGAGGTGGTCGGGCTGTTCATGGGCATGATCCACCCCCAATGGTTCACGCCCACTCTGGAGATGTCCGAGCTGATGTTCTGGGTCCGCGCCGATTACCGCGCCACCCCCCTGGCCCGGCAGCTCATGCGGGCCATGGAGACGTGGGCCGTGCCCAGGGGGGCCAGGAAACTCCTGGTCGCAGCGGCCTCCGGCTACGAAACGGCCAGGGTGGAAAAATTTTACAACCGCATGGGCTACAGGACCTGTGCGCTGATTACCTGCAAGGAGGCGTGA